The following proteins are co-located in the Camelina sativa cultivar DH55 chromosome 12, Cs, whole genome shotgun sequence genome:
- the LOC104729422 gene encoding uncharacterized protein LOC104729422, translating to MGGSMGFLGKGVPPTQMMNMVMGSLYKQFTQKAINSFDDFHVAVLDIFNNFNSALPGRHFDFPTPDQIKVCFSRWKEAKDEEEKKKVFIEFMSKSVKPSKLDDVTLLTGIVSPPAAMAAKRAGENVPQLKLIKLIPDVIFVPTVTILAIVSAKLSRRMYLK from the exons ATGGGTGGTTCAATGGGATTTCTCGGAAAAG GGGTTCCACCGACGCAGATGATGAATATGGTAATGGGTTCACTCTACAAACAATTCACCCAAAAAGCTATCAACAGCTTCGACGATTTCCACGTTGCTGTTTTAGACATCTTTAA CAACTTCAACTCGGCTTTGCCAGGCAGACACTTCGATTTCCCGACCCCGGACCAAATAAAG GTTTGTTTCTCCCGGTGGAAAGAAgcaaaagacgaagaagagaagaaaaaagtgttCATAGAGTTCATGTCAAAGAGTGTGAAGCCGAGTAAACTCGATGACGTAACTCTGCTCACCGGAATAGTATCTCCACCGGCGGCTATGGCAGCTAAGAGAGCAGGAGAGAATGTTCCTCAGTTGAAATTAATCAAACTCATACCTGATGTTATATTCGTCCCTACTGTCACCATTTTAGCCATTGTCTCTGCCAAACTCTCAAGAAGAATGTACTTGAAATAA
- the LOC104729424 gene encoding uncharacterized protein LOC104729424, whose translation MSIRVYVRRNKKGMEVKDMDKEEEEEIGALPKDMPCTSNYEDHSFHTSLEEDHLTEEDPCAVAVAVDVGGGGDSDSGDDASVKEEVGDEDDVDVLGWNDDDDEVEASECYDDGTDDGCSLSSFSGTDSEHESDETSLNDQEADSVICNDTSLPLWVRKRKLTDHWRRFVQPIMWRCKWIELKIKEFQNQALKYDKELEESFQAKKLELGNHKSEEIGIKALPSLPCYTQKTRLRKRKKRKLVEETSDVPSYASNHNIFSYYDCRKSVPDIALNDNSRNQDKRSKSAKDETLFSEETPPLEFREGDAYLEQILLKIEAAKSEARNLKNRVDKVVSENPSRFSPANTVTLLGSADVITTTSEQQKPLLVIKTEDEKSIISEEKPVKSASVSSHHDTPEDDETTDILLSEIVASKRREGKAIVPDKKLQKPEQTTVEEGPSNSRPVRKRIPRNLDGVTKEETKPKRNRVSKEKPKSNVTGVVTGASRFKLPNRKRKRGKRRSGSAGLRRRS comes from the exons ATGTCGATTAG GGTTTAtgtaagaagaaataaaaagggTATGGAGGTGAAGGATATGgataaggaggaggaggaggagattggggCATTACCCAAAGATATGCCTTGTACTAGTAACTATGAGGACCATAGTTTTCATACTTCTCTTGAAGAAGATCATCTCACTGAGGAGGATCCTTgtgctgttgctgttgctgttgatgttggtggtggtggtgatagtGATAGTGGTGATGATGCTTCTGTTAAAGAAGAGGTGGGAGATGAAGACGATGTTGATGTATTGGGATGGaatgatgacgacgatgagGTTGAAGCCTCGGAGTGCTATGATGATGGGACTGATGATGGGTGTTCTTTGAGCTCTTTTAGTGGTACTGATTCTGAACATGAGAGTGATGAAACTTCTTTGAATGATCAAGAAGCTGATTCCGTTATTTGTAATGATACTTCTCTTCCACTCTGGGTTAG AAAGAGGAAGTTGACTGATCATTGGAGGAGGTTTGTACAGCCTATAATGTGGCGGTGCAAATGGATTGAACTCAAAATCAAAGAGTTTCAGAACCAAGCACTAAAGTACGACAAAGAACTGGAAGAATCTTTCCAAGCCAAGAAACTGGAGTTAGGAAATCACAAATCAGAGGAAATTGGTATTAAGGCGTTGCCTTCTCTTCCATGTTATACTCAGAAAACCCGACTcaggaagaggaaaaagagaaagcttgTTGAAGAGACCTCAGATGTTCCATCCTATGCATCAAACCATAACATCTTCTCTTATTACG ATTGCCGGAAGTCTGTGCCCGATATTGCTCTTAATGACAACTCCCGCAACCAAG ATAAACGGAGTAAGAGCGCCAAGGATGAGACACTTTTCTCTGAAGAGACACCACCCCTCGAGTTTAGAGAAGGGGATGCATACTTGGAACAGATACTTTTGAAGATTGAAGCAGCAAAGTCAGAAGCCCGTAACTTGAAGAACCGAGTAGACAAGGTTGTGAGTGAAAATCCAAGTAGGTTCTCTCCGGCTAACACAGTGACTCTACTTGGATCTGCTGATGTAATCACCACCACCTCAGAACAACAAAAGCCCCTGTTGGTTATCAAAACCGAAGATGAGAAGTCGATCATTTCTGAAGAAAAACCAGTGAAATCTGCTTCAGTTTCATCTCATCACGACACTCCTGAAGACGACGAAACAACAGATATATTGCTCTCTGAGATCGTGGCATCAAAGCGAAGAGAAGGGAAAGCTATTGTTCCTGATAAGAAGCTACAAAAGCCAGAACAAACTACAGTTGAGGAAGGTCCATCAAATTCAAGACCT GTAAGGAAAAGAATACCCCGCAATCTTGATGGGGTGACGAAGGAAGAGACTAAGCCAAAGAGAAATCGAGTTTCAAAAGAGAAGCCAAAGTCTAATGTGACGGGGGTTGTGACGGGGGCTTCTAGGTTTAAGCTTCCCAACAGGAAGAGAAAGCGAGGAAAACGAAGGTCAGGCTCTGCTGGATTACGAAGAAGATCCTAA
- the LOC104729421 gene encoding lysine-rich arabinogalactan protein 18-like isoform X2 — MDRSFVLTVTLICIVFVGVGGQSPISSPTTPSAPTTSPTKSPAVTSPTKSPAVTSPSASPAKTPSSLPVEAPKSPAPVSSSPPPTPVPESSPPAPAPKASSPVSSPPVPAPVADSPPAPVAAPVADSPPAPVAAPVAADVPAPAPSKHKKTAKKSKKHQNAPAPAPELLGPPAPPAEAPGPNSDAFSPGPSTSADDQSGAESTRALRNVAVGAFATAWAVLVMAF; from the exons atggaTCGCAGTTTCGTCCTAACAGTTACATTGATCTGCATTGTCTTCGTCGGTGTCGGTGGCCAATCTCCGATCTCATCTCCCACCACTCCTTCTGCTCCTAC TACTTCTCCTACTAAATCCCCCGCAGTTACTTCTCCTACTAAATCCCCCGCCGTTACTTCTCCCTCGGCTTCTCCGGCTAAAACACCGTCTTCTTTACCAGTCGAAGCACCGAAATCTCCTGCTCCCGTAAGCTCATCTCCGCCACCGACACCTGTTCCCGAGAGCTCTCCTCCGGCTCCTGCACCAAAAGCTTCTTCTCCGGTGAGCTCTCCACCCGTTCCAGCACCAGTAGCTGATTCTCCTCCAGCTCCTGTAGCCGCTCCAGTAGCTGATTCTCCTCCGGCTCCGGTAGCTGCTCCAGTTGCTGCTGATGTACCGGCTCCTGCTCCAAGCAAGCACAAGAAGACTGCCAAGAAGTCTAAAAAGCACCAAAACGCACCTGCTCCGGCTCCAGAACTTCTCGGTCCTCCTGCACCACCGGCGGAAGCTCCCGGACCTAACTCCGACGCTTTTTCTCCCGGTCCTTCCACATCTGCCGACGATCAG AGCGGAGCAGAGAGCACAAGGGCACTGAGGAATGTAGCGGTGGGAGCGTTTGCAACCGCGTGGGCCGTTCTCGTCATGGcattctaa
- the LOC104729421 gene encoding lysine-rich arabinogalactan protein 18-like isoform X3, whose amino-acid sequence MDRSFVLTVTLICIVFVGVGGQSPISSPTTPSAPTTSPTKSPAVTSPSASPAKTPSSLPVEAPKSPAPVSSSPPPTPVPESSPPAPAPKASSPVSSPPVPAPVADSPPAPVAAPVADSPPAPVAAPVAADVPAPAPSKHKKTAKKSKKHQNAPAPAPELLGPPAPPAEAPGPNSDAFSPGPSTSADDQSGAESTRALRNVAVGAFATAWAVLVMAF is encoded by the exons atggaTCGCAGTTTCGTCCTAACAGTTACATTGATCTGCATTGTCTTCGTCGGTGTCGGTGGCCAATCTCCGATCTCATCTCCCACCACTCCTTCTGCTCCTAC TACTTCTCCTACTAAATCCCCCGCCGTTACTTCTCCCTCGGCTTCTCCGGCTAAAACACCGTCTTCTTTACCAGTCGAAGCACCGAAATCTCCTGCTCCCGTAAGCTCATCTCCGCCACCGACACCTGTTCCCGAGAGCTCTCCTCCGGCTCCTGCACCAAAAGCTTCTTCTCCGGTGAGCTCTCCACCCGTTCCAGCACCAGTAGCTGATTCTCCTCCAGCTCCTGTAGCCGCTCCAGTAGCTGATTCTCCTCCGGCTCCGGTAGCTGCTCCAGTTGCTGCTGATGTACCGGCTCCTGCTCCAAGCAAGCACAAGAAGACTGCCAAGAAGTCTAAAAAGCACCAAAACGCACCTGCTCCGGCTCCAGAACTTCTCGGTCCTCCTGCACCACCGGCGGAAGCTCCCGGACCTAACTCCGACGCTTTTTCTCCCGGTCCTTCCACATCTGCCGACGATCAG AGCGGAGCAGAGAGCACAAGGGCACTGAGGAATGTAGCGGTGGGAGCGTTTGCAACCGCGTGGGCCGTTCTCGTCATGGcattctaa
- the LOC104729421 gene encoding lysine-rich arabinogalactan protein 18-like isoform X1 — translation MDRSFVLTVTLICIVFVGVGGQSPISSPTTPSAPTTSPTKSPAVTSPTKSPAVTSPTKSPAVTSPSASPAKTPSSLPVEAPKSPAPVSSSPPPTPVPESSPPAPAPKASSPVSSPPVPAPVADSPPAPVAAPVADSPPAPVAAPVAADVPAPAPSKHKKTAKKSKKHQNAPAPAPELLGPPAPPAEAPGPNSDAFSPGPSTSADDQSGAESTRALRNVAVGAFATAWAVLVMAF, via the exons atggaTCGCAGTTTCGTCCTAACAGTTACATTGATCTGCATTGTCTTCGTCGGTGTCGGTGGCCAATCTCCGATCTCATCTCCCACCACTCCTTCTGCTCCTACTACTTCTCCTACTAAATCCCCCGCAGTTACTTCTCCTACTAAATCCCCCGCAGTTACTTCTCCTACTAAATCCCCCGCCGTTACTTCTCCCTCGGCTTCTCCGGCTAAAACACCGTCTTCTTTACCAGTCGAAGCACCGAAATCTCCTGCTCCCGTAAGCTCATCTCCGCCACCGACACCTGTTCCCGAGAGCTCTCCTCCGGCTCCTGCACCAAAAGCTTCTTCTCCGGTGAGCTCTCCACCCGTTCCAGCACCAGTAGCTGATTCTCCTCCAGCTCCTGTAGCCGCTCCAGTAGCTGATTCTCCTCCGGCTCCGGTAGCTGCTCCAGTTGCTGCTGATGTACCGGCTCCTGCTCCAAGCAAGCACAAGAAGACTGCCAAGAAGTCTAAAAAGCACCAAAACGCACCTGCTCCGGCTCCAGAACTTCTCGGTCCTCCTGCACCACCGGCGGAAGCTCCCGGACCTAACTCCGACGCTTTTTCTCCCGGTCCTTCCACATCTGCCGACGATCAG AGCGGAGCAGAGAGCACAAGGGCACTGAGGAATGTAGCGGTGGGAGCGTTTGCAACCGCGTGGGCCGTTCTCGTCATGGcattctaa